The genomic DNA CTACGAGCTGCACGCCGACACCGCCGGCGCCTACACCGTCCGCTGCGGCGACTCCGAGGTACTCGCGATGGACAGCGACTTCGCGAGCAACCTCGGCAAGCGCCTCGGCGGCACCGTGCTGCTGGCGTTCGTGGTGCCGTTCCTCGTCGGTGTCACCGGCCTGGGCCTGTTCATCTGGGGCCTGGTCAAGCTCAGCTCGTCCAAGAAGGCCGCCCAGACCTACGCACCGGGTCCCTACCCGGCGTACGGCCAGCCCTACGGCCCCGGCCAGCCGCCGTACCAGCAGCAGCCTCCGCCGTACGACGGTCAGCAGCCACCGCAGGGCCCCTACGGTCCGCAGCGGTGACGGCGCTCGTCGTCGGGTTCGACCTCGACATGACCCTGGTCGACTCGCGCGCGGGCATCGTCGCGTGCATGCACCACGCGCTCGCGCTGCACGGTGGCTGCGCGACCGACGCCGACCTGTGGCCGCTCATCGGTGCGCCGCTGCACGACAACCTGGCGCAGTTCCTGCCGGCCGATCAGGTCGATGCCGCCGCGGCCGACTACCGCGCGGCCTACCTCACCGACGCCGTGCCCATCACGACCGCGATGCCCGGCGCGGCCGACCTGATCGCCGCCATTCACCGACGCGGCGGCCGGGTGGTGGTCGTCAGCGCCAAGGTCGAGCCCGCGATCCACGCTGTGCTCGACCACGTCGGCCTGCGGCCGGACGAGGTCGTGGGCAGCCTGTTCGCCGAGGGCAAGGCGACCGCACTGGTCGAGCACGGCGCCACCGCCTACGTTGGCGACCACGCAGGCGACATGCGCGCGGCACGCGCCGCCGGCATCCCGGGCATCGGTGTCACCACCGGACCGCACGACGGGGCCACGTTGCGGGCGGCCGGTGCGAGCGCGGTCGTCTCATCGCTCGACCAGGTCCTCCCTGCGGTCGAGCAGCAGGCTCAGGAGTCGTAGGGCAAGGGCACGACCAGGCAGGGCCCGCCTTCGTAGAGCCCGCCGTCGACACCGAGCGCCCGCCCTCCGGCGTACGACAGCGGCCCGGTGACCGCCGGCGCGTCGACGCCGAGCCACGCCGCGATGATCGTGTGGCCGTGCACGATCTGCCGACCCCCGAACGTCGACAGCATCAGCTCGGCCTGGTCGACGCCGTCCTCGTCGTGGTGAAAGCTGCCGCGCGCGGTGAGGTTGCGCCACAGGTCGAACCACAGCTCCAGGTCGGGCTCGTCGGCGGTGAGACGCTCGGTGACGACGGCGTTGACGTCCTCGATCGTGCGCCCCCACTCCAGGTAGCGGACGGTGTCGGAGTGCACCAGCAGGTGGTCGCCGGCGCGCGCCATCGCCGGACGCGTCGTGAGCCAGGCGAGGTGCTCGTCGGTGAGGGCGTCCTGGTCGGACTGCTGGCCGCCGTTGCGCAGCCAGCTCAGCCCGAAGCTGTGGACGCCGGCGGCATCGGCCGCGTTGCCGAACTGGTGGTAGCCGAGCAGCAGCACCTCGTGGTTGCCGAGCACGGCGTCGACCCGGCCGACGGACTCACGGGCCTGGCGCTGCAGGCGCATCACGTCGTCGATGACGCCGACGCCGTCGGGACCGCGGTCGACGAAGTCGCCGAGGAACCACACGTCGGCGTCCACGCCGGACCAGTCACCGGCCGCGTCGACGAGACCGGCCTGCTGGAGGGCGTCCCGCAGCTCGGCGCGGTGACCGTGGATGTCGCCGACGACGTACAGGGGACGGGTCTCGTCGATGGGCACCGGAAAACTCTACGACCTGGGGAAACGCCGCTCACCTGGTGCGATGGATTTCGGCGCGGGTGTATGAGCCGATAACCTGATCGGGTTGTCGTGTGCCCCGCCGCCTCGTGGGCGGCGCGCGGGCCGACAGCCACGAGACTGCAGTTGCGACCATTCGAGCAAGTAGGTGGACAGTGCCATCCGGCAAGGTGAAGTTCTTCGACGCCGACAAGGGTTTCGGCTTCGTGTCCGGTGACGACGGGCAGGACGTGTTCCTGCACGTCAACGCCCTCCCCACCGGCGTCAGCACCCTCAAGGGCGGCACGCGCGTCGAGTACAGCGTGGCCGAGGGCCGTCGCGGGGCACAGGCGCTGAGCGTCAAGGTGCTCGACCCGACGCCGTCGCTCGCGGCCCGCCATCGCAAGCCCGCCGACGACATGAGCGTCATCGTCGAGGACGTCATCAAGCTGCTCGACGGCGTGTCCGCAGGGCTGCGCAAGGGGCGTTACCCCGACAAGGCGCAGGCGACCAAGGTCTCGGCGGTGCTGCGCGCAGTCGCCGACGACCTCGAGGTCTGAGATGCCCAAGGTCAAGGAGATCAAGGCCGACAAGGTCCTCGTCGGTGCCGTCGACCTGGCGCGTGAGGCGGCCGAGTCGATCGCCGCTCCCGGCGCGGTCGGCGACCACGTCCGCGTCACCAT from Luteipulveratus halotolerans includes the following:
- a CDS encoding HAD family hydrolase, whose translation is MTALVVGFDLDMTLVDSRAGIVACMHHALALHGGCATDADLWPLIGAPLHDNLAQFLPADQVDAAAADYRAAYLTDAVPITTAMPGAADLIAAIHRRGGRVVVVSAKVEPAIHAVLDHVGLRPDEVVGSLFAEGKATALVEHGATAYVGDHAGDMRAARAAGIPGIGVTTGPHDGATLRAAGASAVVSSLDQVLPAVEQQAQES
- a CDS encoding metallophosphoesterase; translated protein: MPIDETRPLYVVGDIHGHRAELRDALQQAGLVDAAGDWSGVDADVWFLGDFVDRGPDGVGVIDDVMRLQRQARESVGRVDAVLGNHEVLLLGYHQFGNAADAAGVHSFGLSWLRNGGQQSDQDALTDEHLAWLTTRPAMARAGDHLLVHSDTVRYLEWGRTIEDVNAVVTERLTADEPDLELWFDLWRNLTARGSFHHDEDGVDQAELMLSTFGGRQIVHGHTIIAAWLGVDAPAVTGPLSYAGGRALGVDGGLYEGGPCLVVPLPYDS
- a CDS encoding cold-shock protein — translated: MPSGKVKFFDADKGFGFVSGDDGQDVFLHVNALPTGVSTLKGGTRVEYSVAEGRRGAQALSVKVLDPTPSLAARHRKPADDMSVIVEDVIKLLDGVSAGLRKGRYPDKAQATKVSAVLRAVADDLEV